The following are encoded in a window of Gammaproteobacteria bacterium genomic DNA:
- a CDS encoding type II secretion system F family protein: protein MDWKLFSVVSVFVAISGLITWVGFGIIKARKAATERLAAYGSAEFMREETLKKSLAERVAAPIFMKLGKWFARFTPVGWMEKTQHRIVLAGSPGNLDANAWAVVKVISVTVAAMVFFLVRPGMDAQTALVAFILLGILGFFGPDVRLTRRIDERRKAMQKTLPDVLDLLVISVEAGLGFDSALARVVGTVPGPLSEEFFRMLQETRVGVSRRDAMRHLSDRTDVDELRSFLLAMMQAEAFGVSIAQVLRVQADEMRVKRRQRAQEKAFAAPVKLVFPLVFCIFPALFIVLLGPAAISIYETFTGL from the coding sequence ATGGACTGGAAACTCTTCTCGGTTGTTTCGGTGTTCGTGGCCATCTCCGGCCTGATCACTTGGGTCGGCTTCGGGATCATCAAGGCCCGCAAGGCAGCGACCGAGCGGCTTGCCGCGTATGGGTCCGCGGAATTCATGCGAGAGGAGACACTCAAGAAGTCACTCGCAGAGCGTGTGGCAGCCCCCATCTTCATGAAGCTCGGCAAGTGGTTTGCTCGGTTCACTCCCGTAGGCTGGATGGAGAAGACACAGCATCGTATCGTGCTCGCAGGTAGCCCGGGCAATCTGGATGCCAACGCGTGGGCGGTTGTCAAGGTCATCTCCGTGACAGTCGCTGCCATGGTGTTCTTCCTGGTGAGACCGGGGATGGATGCCCAAACGGCGCTGGTTGCGTTCATCCTCCTCGGAATCCTCGGCTTTTTCGGTCCGGATGTCCGGCTTACCCGCAGGATCGACGAGCGACGCAAGGCCATGCAGAAGACCCTCCCCGACGTGCTTGACCTGCTGGTGATCAGTGTCGAAGCCGGTCTTGGTTTCGATTCGGCTCTTGCAAGGGTTGTCGGGACAGTCCCCGGTCCTCTTTCCGAAGAGTTCTTCCGCATGTTGCAGGAGACGCGTGTCGGTGTGAGTCGCAGGGACGCGATGCGACACCTGTCGGACCGTACCGACGTCGATGAACTGCGGTCGTTCCTTCTGGCCATGATGCAGGCCGAAGCGTTCGGTGTCTCTATCGCCCAAGTACTCCGCGTGCAGGCCGACGAGATGCGGGTCAAGCGTCGTCAGCGTGCGCAAGAGAAGGCATTCGCCGCTCCCGTGAAGCTGGTATTTCCACTCGTGTTCTGTATCTTCCCGGCGCTATTCATCGTGCTGCTCGGGCCTGCGGCGATCTCGATCTACGAGACGTTCACCGGACTGTAA
- a CDS encoding VWA domain-containing protein — MRLRVALPSLLAFVLLFGGGMAAVAQTGGSTIEISDVTITRYPRVQAVVELRNLQTQLNPAQLSVTENGVPVQDLEVEMIGESVVPVGIVLAIDGSGSMQGEPIDAAKQAALSFIEQKRDQDFIALLVFADDVQVLSGFTSSKTALTGRVQSIQAGGETAFYDAVVRGASLFTGDAARLEPNMIVLTDGADTVSVATLDDAIAATESVRVFGVALESPEFNPTDIQAIADSSGGLFLSTPDPAALTSLYDQIKRELDNKVVVRFTATQDQAGPLAIGVAYQGITASTSVDVPGFIKHIPTTTTTVSVAFTQPPPYSPSGESPLPLSTLAWIGPGAVGLGLVLFIFILAGPREEDSASALRNRLRSYGASEGGEERKKGVLGRIFGVFSRSAEEAVRRRGLLSGVNAALEQANVPLRGGEAIAAALGLSLLVGAIVGAYSRSVTWGGGAFLFAIVIVMALIQFGGGREKRIFENQLPDTLILLSTSLRAGYSLLQAVEAVASEAQEPTSREFGRAMAESRLGLGVVDSMRGIAERMQSEDFGWAVMAIEIQREVGGNLAEVLQTVADTMRQRNRLRGEIKALTAEGRISAIVLGALPFVLFAFLFATNRDYLNPLLTRVPGIIAIVVGMVLMGIGVYWLKKIVDIEV, encoded by the coding sequence GTGAGACTACGAGTTGCGCTCCCAAGTCTCCTTGCCTTCGTTCTGTTGTTCGGGGGAGGGATGGCCGCGGTCGCTCAGACCGGCGGCTCGACAATCGAGATTTCGGACGTCACGATCACCAGGTACCCGCGAGTCCAGGCCGTTGTCGAGCTTCGGAATCTTCAGACACAACTGAACCCGGCCCAACTGTCGGTCACCGAGAACGGAGTACCGGTCCAAGACCTCGAGGTCGAAATGATCGGCGAGTCCGTAGTCCCCGTGGGGATCGTCCTCGCGATCGACGGATCCGGGTCGATGCAAGGCGAGCCGATCGACGCCGCCAAGCAGGCGGCGTTGTCGTTCATCGAGCAGAAGCGGGACCAGGACTTCATCGCGCTGCTCGTGTTTGCAGACGACGTGCAGGTGCTCTCAGGGTTTACCAGTTCCAAGACGGCGCTGACCGGCAGGGTGCAGTCGATCCAGGCCGGGGGAGAAACCGCCTTTTACGACGCCGTGGTGCGTGGGGCGTCGCTGTTCACCGGTGATGCCGCTCGGCTGGAGCCGAACATGATCGTGTTGACCGACGGCGCCGACACTGTCAGCGTTGCCACTCTCGACGACGCGATCGCCGCGACCGAATCGGTTCGTGTGTTCGGTGTTGCTCTCGAGTCACCTGAGTTCAATCCGACGGACATCCAGGCCATCGCCGATTCCTCAGGCGGCTTGTTTCTCTCGACGCCAGATCCAGCCGCACTGACGAGCCTCTACGATCAGATCAAGCGCGAACTCGACAACAAAGTCGTCGTCCGATTCACGGCAACGCAGGATCAGGCGGGTCCGCTGGCCATCGGTGTCGCCTATCAGGGGATCACCGCGTCGACCAGTGTGGATGTGCCGGGCTTCATCAAGCACATTCCGACAACCACGACGACGGTCTCGGTCGCTTTCACCCAGCCGCCACCGTACTCACCTTCAGGCGAGTCGCCTCTTCCCCTCTCAACGCTCGCGTGGATCGGTCCGGGCGCGGTCGGACTCGGACTTGTCCTCTTCATCTTCATCCTTGCCGGACCTCGAGAGGAGGACAGCGCCTCGGCGTTGCGTAACCGGCTGCGCTCCTACGGCGCGTCCGAGGGAGGTGAGGAACGCAAGAAGGGAGTCCTCGGACGGATCTTCGGTGTGTTCTCACGAAGCGCGGAAGAGGCAGTACGCCGACGGGGTCTTCTCAGCGGCGTGAACGCCGCTCTGGAACAGGCGAATGTCCCGCTGCGCGGAGGTGAGGCAATCGCAGCAGCGTTGGGTTTGAGTCTGCTGGTTGGCGCAATTGTCGGCGCCTATAGCCGGAGTGTGACCTGGGGTGGCGGTGCCTTCCTCTTCGCGATCGTGATCGTCATGGCGCTGATCCAGTTTGGTGGCGGGCGCGAGAAGCGGATCTTCGAGAATCAACTGCCCGACACACTGATCCTGCTCTCAACATCGCTTCGAGCCGGGTATTCGCTGCTGCAAGCCGTCGAGGCCGTGGCGAGTGAAGCTCAGGAACCGACTTCGCGTGAATTCGGCAGAGCAATGGCCGAGTCGAGACTCGGTCTTGGAGTGGTGGACAGCATGCGGGGGATCGCGGAACGGATGCAGTCGGAGGACTTCGGCTGGGCAGTCATGGCGATCGAAATCCAGCGCGAAGTAGGTGGCAATCTCGCTGAGGTGCTTCAGACGGTGGCGGATACGATGCGACAGCGCAACCGGCTTCGAGGAGAGATCAAGGCACTGACCGCTGAAGGAAGGATCTCTGCAATTGTGTTGGGAGCTCTGCCATTCGTCCTGTTTGCATTTCTGTTTGCCACGAACCGGGACTACCTGAATCCACTTCTGACGAGAGTCCCGGGCATCATTGCGATCGTGGTAGGCATGGTCCTCATGGGGATCGGTGTGTACTGGCTGAAGAAGATCGTGGACATCGAGGTATAG
- a CDS encoding CpaF family protein encodes MASLSERVAAAKISDVGYDAKRESMFRELRGRLHFKVVEELGPTLYDRQMSDAELRLRVTEMLEWAFGQEDSVGLSRAEKTQLLNEITNDVLGYGPIDPLLNDPEVTEIMVNGPFQVFTERHGKLEKTDVRFVDEVHLRRIIDKIVGDVGRRIDEATPLVDARLPDGSRVNAVIHPLAIGGPFLTIRKFAVDPYTEADLINFGTMTERVARFIEACVKGRLNIIISGGTGSGKTTTLNVLSGYLPMNERIVTIEDAAELQLRQEHVLSLESRPANLEGKGQIVIRDLVRNCLRMRPDRIVVGEARGGEALDMLQAMNTGHDGSLTTIHSNSPRDTLSRIETMVLMAGFDLPVRAIREQVASAVNLIVHQARLRDGTRRITHITEVEGMEGDIITLQDLFLFDFGMGVDEKGRYLGRLKATGIRPSFSGHLQDMGIKLPSDLFDPEPFSRREGQHGR; translated from the coding sequence ATGGCATCACTGTCCGAACGAGTCGCAGCGGCGAAGATCTCAGATGTGGGATACGACGCCAAGCGCGAGTCGATGTTCCGCGAACTGCGAGGCCGCTTGCACTTCAAGGTCGTCGAGGAATTGGGGCCCACGCTCTACGACCGGCAGATGAGCGACGCCGAACTGAGGCTCCGTGTCACCGAGATGCTCGAATGGGCCTTCGGTCAGGAAGACAGCGTCGGGCTTTCCCGCGCCGAGAAGACCCAGCTACTCAACGAGATCACGAACGATGTCCTTGGGTACGGTCCGATCGACCCGTTGTTGAACGACCCGGAGGTCACCGAGATCATGGTGAACGGCCCATTCCAGGTGTTCACCGAACGTCACGGCAAGCTCGAAAAGACCGACGTTCGCTTCGTCGACGAGGTTCACCTGCGGCGGATCATCGACAAGATCGTCGGTGACGTCGGGCGCCGGATCGACGAGGCTACTCCGCTGGTCGACGCAAGGCTGCCCGATGGTTCCCGCGTCAACGCAGTTATCCACCCTCTGGCGATCGGTGGGCCTTTTCTGACGATCCGGAAGTTCGCCGTCGACCCGTACACGGAAGCGGACCTCATCAACTTTGGAACGATGACCGAACGTGTCGCTCGTTTCATCGAGGCGTGCGTCAAGGGGCGTCTCAACATCATCATCAGTGGCGGTACCGGTTCCGGGAAGACGACAACGCTCAACGTATTGTCCGGGTACCTGCCGATGAACGAACGCATCGTCACCATCGAAGATGCAGCAGAACTTCAACTCCGTCAGGAACACGTGCTCAGTCTCGAGTCCCGTCCGGCAAACCTCGAAGGCAAGGGCCAGATCGTGATTCGCGACCTGGTGCGCAACTGTCTGCGTATGCGTCCGGATCGTATCGTTGTCGGTGAGGCCCGCGGAGGAGAGGCCCTTGACATGCTCCAGGCCATGAACACGGGCCATGACGGGTCGCTGACGACCATCCACTCCAACTCTCCGAGAGACACCCTGTCCCGTATCGAAACCATGGTGCTGATGGCCGGCTTCGACCTTCCCGTGCGAGCCATCCGGGAACAGGTTGCTTCGGCGGTCAACTTGATCGTGCACCAGGCACGTCTCAGAGACGGAACCCGGCGCATCACCCACATCACCGAGGTGGAAGGCATGGAGGGTGACATCATCACCCTCCAGGATCTGTTTCTGTTCGACTTCGGGATGGGCGTCGACGAGAAAGGACGCTACCTGGGACGTCTCAAAGCGACAGGCATTCGACCGTCGTTCTCCGGGCACCTGCAGGACATGGGTATCAAACTGCCGAGCGACTTGTTCGATCCCGAACCGTTCTCCCGGCGAGAAGGCCAGCACGGCAGGTGA
- a CDS encoding AAA family ATPase, with protein MSDGKRSFDGTGILVVDGDEGFLTDAKRLFEGGVGTVGSIADAQRAVADSNIDLVVLGPTFATEVGIRDASFLVEEDAGLAVVVVAGTVTATVLRAAMRAGFVDVIEAPLDAVKMAEAMGEAERLGRRRQSGVLAAEPFGGPRREAHVITVMSAKGGSGKTVTATNLTMLLAKTHDPSRVCIVDADLQFGDVCLVLQLEPKLTIVNASHELEHLDESLLESILTVHPSGLRVLAAPLEPAFADEVSTAAMTEIIARLRPMFDYIVIDTASLLDELLLSLLERSDQVLFVVDMDLPSVKNAKLALETLRLLKFPSAKIQLVLNRSNARARLDEKEIEKSLKLKISAAIPSDGMVPASVNEGRPVVESAPRSKVAKGFETVLRLVTGPEKTGSGRSGKRRWMS; from the coding sequence GTGTCGGACGGTAAGCGGTCGTTTGACGGAACGGGAATCCTCGTTGTCGACGGCGATGAGGGTTTCCTCACCGATGCCAAGCGCCTGTTCGAGGGTGGTGTGGGGACTGTTGGCTCGATAGCGGATGCTCAGCGGGCGGTCGCCGACAGCAACATCGATCTCGTTGTGCTCGGACCGACCTTCGCGACCGAAGTTGGCATTAGGGATGCGAGCTTCCTCGTCGAGGAGGACGCAGGCCTGGCCGTGGTCGTGGTGGCCGGTACGGTAACCGCGACAGTGTTGAGGGCGGCAATGCGCGCCGGCTTTGTGGACGTGATCGAAGCTCCTCTCGACGCAGTGAAGATGGCCGAAGCGATGGGAGAGGCCGAGCGCCTCGGGCGGCGCCGTCAATCCGGGGTCCTGGCGGCCGAACCCTTCGGCGGGCCGCGCAGAGAAGCCCACGTTATCACGGTGATGTCGGCGAAAGGTGGGAGCGGCAAGACCGTCACGGCGACCAACCTGACCATGCTCCTGGCAAAGACCCATGACCCTTCGCGAGTCTGCATCGTTGACGCGGATCTCCAGTTCGGCGACGTCTGCCTTGTTCTACAACTCGAACCGAAACTGACCATCGTGAATGCCTCGCACGAATTGGAACATTTGGACGAGTCGCTGCTCGAATCGATTCTCACCGTGCACCCGTCTGGCCTGAGGGTGCTGGCAGCGCCGCTCGAACCGGCGTTCGCCGACGAGGTCTCGACCGCCGCGATGACCGAGATCATCGCCCGTCTCCGTCCGATGTTCGACTACATCGTCATCGACACGGCATCGCTGCTCGACGAGTTGCTGCTGTCGCTGCTCGAACGTTCCGATCAGGTGCTTTTCGTCGTTGACATGGATCTCCCTAGTGTCAAGAATGCCAAACTCGCCCTCGAGACGCTCCGTCTCCTCAAGTTCCCGTCCGCGAAGATCCAACTCGTGCTCAACAGGAGCAACGCTCGGGCGCGACTGGATGAGAAGGAGATCGAGAAATCGCTGAAGCTGAAGATCTCTGCGGCGATCCCTTCGGATGGGATGGTTCCAGCTTCGGTCAACGAAGGTAGGCCCGTAGTGGAGTCCGCTCCCCGTTCGAAGGTTGCCAAGGGTTTCGAAACGGTACTTAGGCTGGTGACAGGACCTGAAAAGACTGGTTCAGGTCGTTCCGGAAAGCGCCGATGGATGTCCTAG
- the cpaB gene encoding Flp pilus assembly protein CpaB has translation MGRRTLVLIVALLLAAVAAFALWQFMSNVQKEAEAKLEYRTVYRSIDLIAEGTEGSLVLSQERAVQDREETQFMPDNAIGSDEELRQVLTGRVAAGPISGHQILTTDQWVALTAEIKPLAERIPEGRQAITISVDSVRGLNGFIEPGDRINVIVTLQSAISDFVQQSADSGIPLTSEELAAIEEQVNAGLITRFVMQGVPVLAVGNEIRPEKDIDKNVTVTTVAGEGEQAADQARGLLTLEVTPEEAERLVFTFENGSVWLTLVPADFVPVPTEGVTRETLFEEPSVGR, from the coding sequence ATGGGTAGACGTACCTTGGTGTTGATCGTGGCCTTGCTGCTCGCTGCTGTTGCCGCGTTTGCGCTGTGGCAATTCATGAGCAACGTCCAGAAGGAAGCCGAGGCGAAGCTCGAGTACCGGACGGTCTACCGTTCGATCGATCTGATCGCCGAAGGAACCGAGGGTTCGTTGGTGCTGTCGCAAGAGCGTGCCGTCCAGGATCGAGAAGAGACGCAGTTCATGCCCGACAACGCCATCGGTTCCGACGAGGAGCTGAGGCAGGTGTTGACAGGGCGGGTCGCGGCCGGCCCCATCTCCGGTCACCAGATCCTCACCACCGACCAGTGGGTTGCTTTGACGGCGGAGATCAAGCCGCTCGCCGAGCGGATTCCGGAAGGCAGACAGGCCATCACGATATCCGTGGACTCGGTTCGTGGCCTCAACGGCTTCATCGAACCGGGTGACCGTATCAATGTGATCGTGACACTCCAGTCGGCCATTTCAGACTTCGTGCAGCAGAGCGCCGACTCTGGTATCCCCCTCACTTCTGAAGAACTGGCAGCCATCGAGGAGCAGGTGAACGCCGGTTTGATAACGCGCTTCGTCATGCAGGGAGTGCCAGTGCTCGCCGTCGGGAATGAAATCCGACCCGAGAAGGATATCGACAAGAACGTGACGGTCACGACCGTCGCCGGCGAGGGCGAGCAAGCGGCTGACCAAGCCCGGGGTTTGCTGACGCTGGAAGTCACGCCCGAAGAGGCCGAGCGACTCGTGTTCACGTTTGAGAATGGCAGTGTCTGGCTGACGTTGGTCCCCGCGGACTTCGTACCGGTCCCGACCGAAGGTGTCACCAGGGAAACGTTGTTCGAGGAGCCAAGTGTCGGACGGTAA
- the rpsA gene encoding 30S ribosomal protein S1, giving the protein MTNEHESAFAQDPTITEAAATPVAEETVSEPIDPPTEIVETPSDPEEAAVEEPATEADAEPATVETTETPAEGGAEASEPVEAPADTESSAAEPVETPVEVPVKAEPERLVIPAERPAIVAKDVSDLPDDLDFGAAIEATVLEFDEGDIVEGTVASIDQDGVLVDVGYKSEGLIPLRELSIRRGIDPNEIVSIGDRIESLVLDKEDDEGRLILSKKRAQYERAWGKIQRIFAEGGIVAGPVIEVVKGGLIVDIGLRGFLPASLVELRRVRDLQPYIGQEIEAKVIELDRNRNNVVLSRRAFLEEQQAEERQAFLDDLAVGETCTGVVSSVVNFGAFVDLGGMDGLVHVSELSYQHVNHPSEVVKVGDEVTVKVLEVDLGRERISLSMKQTQDDPWEKFSGEHEVGDVVDGVVTKTVPFGAFVSVGEGVEGLVHVSEIAMHRVESPELELSIGKAVSVKVTEMDTERRRVSLSIKQALPEWKERKEEPRPERSRPTPRVREFERERPEQRERERTFDVDASLEAILQELKERGIGRR; this is encoded by the coding sequence ATGACCAACGAGCACGAGTCCGCGTTCGCGCAGGACCCGACCATCACCGAGGCCGCCGCCACACCAGTGGCGGAGGAGACCGTATCCGAACCGATCGACCCCCCCACCGAGATCGTCGAGACGCCCTCCGATCCTGAAGAGGCAGCCGTCGAAGAACCGGCAACCGAGGCGGATGCCGAACCTGCGACCGTCGAGACGACGGAAACACCGGCGGAGGGGGGAGCCGAGGCATCTGAGCCCGTCGAGGCTCCAGCGGATACGGAAAGCTCGGCAGCCGAGCCCGTTGAGACTCCGGTTGAGGTGCCGGTCAAGGCAGAGCCGGAGAGACTTGTGATTCCTGCGGAGCGCCCTGCCATCGTCGCCAAGGACGTCAGCGATCTCCCCGACGATCTGGACTTCGGGGCAGCCATCGAAGCGACGGTGCTCGAGTTCGACGAGGGTGACATCGTGGAAGGCACCGTCGCGAGTATCGATCAAGACGGCGTGCTCGTGGATGTGGGATACAAGTCCGAAGGACTGATCCCGCTGCGCGAGCTCTCGATTCGCCGAGGCATCGATCCCAACGAGATCGTGTCTATCGGTGATCGGATCGAATCGCTCGTCCTCGACAAGGAGGACGACGAAGGACGCCTGATCCTGTCGAAGAAGCGTGCACAGTATGAGCGCGCATGGGGCAAGATCCAGCGGATCTTCGCCGAAGGTGGGATCGTCGCCGGGCCGGTCATCGAAGTCGTCAAGGGGGGACTCATCGTCGACATCGGGCTTCGTGGATTCCTGCCCGCCTCGCTGGTCGAACTGCGCCGGGTGCGCGATCTCCAGCCGTACATCGGCCAGGAGATCGAGGCCAAGGTGATCGAACTGGACCGCAACCGGAACAATGTGGTCTTGTCCCGCCGTGCCTTCCTCGAAGAGCAGCAGGCCGAAGAGCGCCAGGCGTTCCTCGACGATCTCGCGGTCGGGGAGACATGCACCGGCGTCGTCTCGTCGGTTGTCAACTTCGGAGCGTTCGTCGACTTGGGCGGTATGGACGGCCTCGTTCACGTCTCGGAGCTGTCCTATCAGCACGTCAATCATCCTTCCGAAGTAGTCAAGGTCGGTGACGAGGTGACGGTCAAGGTGCTGGAGGTAGACCTCGGTCGAGAGCGCATCTCGCTCTCGATGAAGCAGACACAAGATGACCCCTGGGAGAAGTTCTCCGGAGAGCACGAGGTGGGCGACGTCGTAGATGGCGTCGTTACCAAGACCGTCCCCTTCGGTGCCTTTGTCTCCGTCGGCGAGGGTGTCGAAGGTCTCGTGCACGTCTCTGAGATCGCCATGCATCGTGTTGAGTCGCCTGAACTCGAACTGTCGATCGGCAAGGCGGTGTCGGTAAAGGTCACCGAGATGGACACCGAACGACGTCGGGTCAGCCTGTCGATCAAACAGGCTCTGCCTGAGTGGAAGGAACGCAAGGAAGAACCGCGACCGGAACGCAGTAGGCCGACACCGAGGGTCCGCGAGTTCGAGCGTGAGCGACCCGAGCAACGGGAGCGTGAGCGCACGTTCGATGTCGACGCGTCGCTCGAGGCGATCCTCCAGGAGCTCAAGGAGCGGGGGATCGGCAGGCGCTGA
- the polA gene encoding DNA polymerase I, with amino-acid sequence MGTLALLDGHSLAYRAFYALPEDLTTSSGLPTNSVYGFTSMLLKLLSDHHPDAVAVAWDTPVPTFRKEAYEPYKAQRAKAPDTFRRQLPLIREVVDSLGFPQVEADGFEADDVIATIAARAEEADWRVLVVTGDRDAFQLIDDRVTVLYTRRGISEIVMADAAWVEARYGIPPSSYVDYAALRGDPSDNLPGVPGVGEKTAARLIRAHGNLETVYEHLAELTPKLRENLAAHRDQVFLNRRLMRLRREVPISFDLEDLADRVWDKDRAQRLFESLEFKVLWERLAGLHEDKPAPEILDVDTRSTIDPEEISQVIAASPLVLEPVWEADALAGVAVAEGADGAVFIPVERLEAMAAALHDPDHPKILHNAKPFIRALLERGVVFEGLSFDCALAAYLISPASRSYSLAHIAETVLGVELESPDAAKQGTLDFGGGPDIEAAGRRVIAVARVAEALGPQLEARRERELLEVFELPLVGVLARMEAAGIGVDRTYLEQLGADLRTDLARLESDIYDAAGTVFNINSAGQLREVLFDKLGLPVLKKTPKGAPSTDQSVLKKLADAHPVVAFLLRYRELEKLRSTYVDGYLPLIEEDGRIHTRFNQMGAATGRLSSDRPNLQNIPVRSETGRMIRRAFVPEQGWKFIVADYSQIELRVLAHLSGDPGLVEAFEGESADIHTATAARVFGVDPSSVTSEMRRRAKAINFGLLYGMEAYGLAERLEITREEAAEHIDTYFAQFPQVKAYLASVVSEARNRGYTETMFGRRRYLPELSSDNYRIRQMGERMALNAPVQGSAADIIKKAMIDLDAALGPTQTRLLLQIHDELVVEAPPDEWERASTVLRRTMEDVAQLRIPLKVELASGFNLAECKM; translated from the coding sequence ATGGGGACACTTGCGCTTCTCGACGGTCACAGCCTGGCGTACCGGGCCTTCTACGCGCTTCCAGAAGATCTGACCACGTCGTCCGGCCTGCCGACCAACTCGGTGTATGGGTTCACCTCGATGCTCCTCAAGCTGCTTTCCGATCACCATCCGGACGCGGTCGCCGTCGCCTGGGACACACCGGTGCCGACCTTTCGCAAGGAGGCCTACGAGCCGTACAAGGCGCAACGCGCCAAGGCCCCCGATACGTTTCGCCGCCAGCTACCTCTCATCAGGGAGGTAGTCGACAGCCTCGGGTTTCCTCAGGTCGAGGCCGATGGATTCGAGGCAGACGACGTCATCGCGACGATCGCCGCTCGGGCCGAGGAAGCGGATTGGCGCGTCCTCGTGGTCACGGGAGATCGCGACGCGTTCCAGCTGATCGATGATCGCGTGACCGTTCTCTACACACGCCGCGGCATCAGCGAGATCGTGATGGCAGATGCTGCATGGGTGGAAGCTCGCTACGGGATTCCCCCTTCCTCCTACGTCGACTATGCGGCGCTTCGCGGGGACCCTTCGGACAACCTGCCGGGCGTGCCCGGAGTGGGGGAGAAGACGGCCGCTCGGTTGATCAGAGCTCACGGGAATCTCGAGACCGTCTATGAGCATCTTGCAGAGCTGACGCCAAAGCTCCGGGAGAATCTCGCAGCACACCGGGACCAGGTATTCCTCAATCGGCGCCTGATGCGTTTGCGGCGCGAAGTACCGATCAGTTTCGACCTTGAGGATCTCGCCGATCGTGTGTGGGACAAGGACCGGGCGCAGCGGCTGTTCGAAAGTCTCGAGTTCAAGGTGCTCTGGGAACGCCTTGCCGGGTTGCATGAAGACAAGCCTGCGCCCGAGATCCTGGATGTCGACACTCGGTCCACGATCGACCCCGAAGAGATATCCCAGGTGATTGCCGCGTCCCCCCTGGTGCTCGAACCGGTGTGGGAGGCAGATGCGCTCGCCGGGGTGGCAGTGGCAGAAGGCGCAGATGGGGCCGTGTTTATTCCCGTTGAGCGCTTGGAAGCGATGGCCGCCGCGCTGCATGATCCGGACCATCCGAAGATTCTGCACAACGCCAAACCGTTCATCAGGGCCCTACTCGAACGCGGAGTCGTCTTCGAAGGCCTTTCATTCGACTGTGCGCTTGCCGCATACCTGATCAGCCCTGCGTCGAGAAGCTACTCGCTTGCACACATCGCCGAAACGGTTCTCGGAGTTGAACTCGAATCGCCTGATGCAGCGAAGCAAGGCACCCTGGATTTCGGTGGGGGGCCCGACATCGAAGCCGCAGGCCGGCGGGTCATCGCCGTTGCGAGGGTGGCTGAGGCACTCGGCCCGCAGCTCGAGGCCCGACGAGAGCGAGAACTCCTCGAGGTGTTTGAGCTTCCGCTCGTTGGTGTACTCGCTCGGATGGAAGCGGCCGGTATCGGGGTGGATCGGACGTACCTGGAGCAGCTCGGTGCCGACCTGAGGACGGACCTGGCACGCCTCGAGAGCGATATCTACGACGCCGCCGGCACTGTGTTCAATATCAACTCGGCCGGACAGCTTCGCGAAGTGCTGTTCGACAAGTTGGGTCTCCCGGTGTTGAAGAAGACACCGAAAGGTGCACCGTCGACCGACCAGTCGGTCCTCAAGAAGCTCGCGGACGCGCATCCGGTTGTCGCGTTTCTGCTCCGCTATCGGGAACTGGAGAAGCTGCGGTCCACCTATGTGGACGGGTATCTGCCGTTGATCGAAGAGGATGGACGCATTCACACCCGGTTCAATCAGATGGGCGCAGCGACCGGCCGCCTGTCGTCTGATCGGCCCAACCTCCAGAACATCCCGGTGCGTTCGGAGACCGGCCGCATGATCCGGCGTGCATTCGTTCCCGAACAGGGCTGGAAGTTCATCGTTGCGGACTATTCACAGATCGAACTTCGTGTCCTGGCCCATCTCAGCGGGGATCCCGGGCTCGTCGAGGCGTTCGAAGGTGAGAGCGCCGACATTCACACTGCTACGGCAGCCCGTGTGTTCGGCGTTGACCCTTCCAGCGTCACAAGTGAGATGCGACGGCGTGCCAAGGCCATCAACTTCGGTCTGCTCTACGGTATGGAGGCCTACGGGCTTGCCGAGCGTCTCGAGATCACCCGTGAAGAGGCGGCAGAGCACATCGACACCTACTTCGCGCAGTTCCCGCAGGTGAAGGCCTACCTCGCTTCGGTCGTATCGGAAGCGAGGAACCGGGGCTACACGGAGACCATGTTCGGGCGCCGCCGGTATCTTCCCGAACTTTCGAGCGATAACTATCGCATTCGGCAGATGGGGGAGAGGATGGCGTTGAACGCACCGGTGCAGGGTTCGGCGGCCGACATCATCAAGAAAGCGATGATCGATCTCGACGCGGCACTCGGACCAACGCAGACTCGCCTCTTGCTGCAGATCCATGACGAACTCGTGGTCGAAGCCCCGCCAGACGAATGGGAACGCGCTTCGACCGTCCTTCGGCGCACCATGGAGGACGTCGCGCAGCTGCGGATTCCGTTGAAAGTCGAACTCGCGTCCGGGTTCAACCTGGCGGAATGCAAGATGTGA